From the genome of Thermaerobacter marianensis DSM 12885:
CCCTGCAGGTGGCGGCGGGCGGCATGGTGGGCGCGGCGCTGGGAGCGTGGTGGATGGAGCGCCTGCGCCCCCGTGTCCTGCGGCGGGTGTACGGCGGGTTCCTCCTGATCCTGGGGCTGCGGATGCTGGTGTGGGGGTAGGAAGGGGGGCGGACGCGCTGGCGTTCCCCTGGGCGGCGCTGGTGGCGGGTGCCACGGGCATCTTGAGTGGGCTTTCCATCGGCGGCGGGTCGCTGCTGGTGCCGGCGCTGGTGCTGCTGCTGGACGTGCCCCAGCACGTGGCCCAGGGCGTGGTCCTGGCCACCTTTCCCGCCGTGGCCCTGGTCGCGGCGTGGATCCACTGGCGCCAGGGCTTCCTGCGGTGGCAGCTGGCGTTGCGGGTGACGGCCGGCAGCGCCCTGGGCGCGTGGCTCGGTGCCCGCCTGGGGATCGGCGCGCCCGAAGCGCTGCTCCGGCGGCTCTTCGGGTTGTACCTGGTGGCCATCGGCCTCTACGCCCTCTACCGCAGCCGCCGCTAGGCGGGCTTGGCGCGGCGACGCGTGTTG
Proteins encoded in this window:
- a CDS encoding sulfite exporter TauE/SafE family protein, with the protein product MGVGRGADALAFPWAALVAGATGILSGLSIGGGSLLVPALVLLLDVPQHVAQGVVLATFPAVALVAAWIHWRQGFLRWQLALRVTAGSALGAWLGARLGIGAPEALLRRLFGLYLVAIGLYALYRSRR